The Acidimicrobiales bacterium genome has a segment encoding these proteins:
- a CDS encoding SDR family NAD(P)-dependent oxidoreductase — protein sequence MKLEGRSAIVTGGAGGLGSATVRHLVGSGMSVAIFDRDGDRASELAKELGDPAIAVGGDVTDDEDVSASIDAASSLGVLSLLVNVAGGGVGGGRTVGRDGTPHDKSAFVMTMEMNAIGTFNMSRLTAAAMAKNEPDQEGERGVVVNTASIAGYEGQIGQVAYGSAKAAILGMTLPMARDLAPIGVRVCAVAPGTMGTPIMLNVPEQVKEGLLEGIVFPKRMGRPEEFALLVESIARNPYLNGENIRLDGALRFAPK from the coding sequence GTGAAGCTGGAGGGACGTTCCGCTATCGTCACCGGGGGCGCCGGCGGGCTTGGCTCTGCGACGGTCCGCCACCTGGTCGGGTCCGGTATGTCCGTCGCCATCTTCGACCGGGACGGTGACCGCGCCAGCGAGCTCGCCAAGGAGCTCGGCGACCCCGCGATCGCGGTCGGCGGCGACGTAACGGACGACGAGGACGTGTCTGCCTCCATCGATGCCGCCTCGTCGCTCGGTGTCCTCTCGCTCCTGGTCAATGTGGCCGGAGGGGGGGTTGGGGGTGGCCGCACCGTCGGGCGCGACGGCACGCCGCACGACAAATCTGCCTTCGTCATGACCATGGAGATGAATGCCATCGGGACCTTCAACATGAGCCGCCTCACGGCGGCGGCCATGGCGAAGAACGAGCCGGACCAGGAGGGCGAGCGCGGCGTCGTCGTAAATACTGCTTCGATCGCAGGCTACGAGGGGCAGATCGGTCAGGTGGCGTACGGGTCGGCCAAAGCCGCCATCCTCGGGATGACCCTACCCATGGCACGCGATCTGGCGCCCATCGGCGTTCGGGTGTGTGCCGTCGCTCCCGGCACCATGGGGACACCGATCATGTTGAACGTCCCCGAGCAGGTGAAGGAAGGTCTGCTCGAGGGCATCGTGTTCCCGAAGCGGATGGGACGGCCGGAGGAGTTCGCGCTGCTTGTCGAGTCCATCGCACGCAACCCCTACCTGAACGGCGAGAACATCCGGCTCGACGGCGCTCTGCGCTTCGCGCCCAAGTAG